A single region of the Streptomyces caelestis genome encodes:
- a CDS encoding extracellular solute-binding protein, giving the protein MTPNAASASSGPSRRSFLASTAVATAAVAGGMPLLAACGGSDSGSRDGTTSGKDAKKILPAFVANNVVKPDIPAKNGSAIGFTSKLDLATLKTSVTKKLGKGGKVTVMSPFWGSPPQQNNAYYRAMNDLIGVDVVWQNQDGNTYDQKLGAVLASSNIPDVVVVPGWNMNGKIPSAIINKFADLGPYLSGDAVKEYPNLAAIPTDAWQRSLFGGKLRGLPQPAPYVTGIVPLYRKDVFDKEGYEIPRSADEFMALAKEITNAKAKRWACLDMKWTAFQNFGVLPGSEKPLWWNLVDGKLMCRIETEEYLEALEWARKLFAAGVVHPDSEMGKNAPDPGPKFAAGEFLIYPNNITQWWSRTAEQATQSPDFKIWGMDVWGHDGGNPTLWADQPAGIFAFVNKKASESVIRDVLAVANVTAAPYGTKEYMMTNYGVEGTHYSVKDGVPVKTDKGNNEVMNAYVMVASPAATLAHPDFPDVAKGQVEWQQRMGAFTKKSSFWGMQITEPGRYTNLGNDFEQLEDDITRGRKKISDMQQAVSDWKSKGGDKLRDWYKKILDENGSAAS; this is encoded by the coding sequence ATGACGCCGAACGCCGCCTCCGCCTCCTCCGGACCCAGCCGGAGAAGTTTCCTCGCCTCCACGGCGGTCGCCACCGCAGCGGTGGCGGGCGGGATGCCGCTGCTTGCCGCGTGCGGCGGGTCGGACAGCGGGTCGCGGGACGGGACCACGTCGGGCAAGGACGCCAAGAAGATCCTGCCGGCCTTCGTGGCCAACAACGTGGTGAAGCCGGACATCCCGGCCAAGAACGGCTCGGCGATCGGTTTCACCAGCAAGCTCGACCTGGCCACTTTGAAGACCTCGGTCACGAAGAAGCTCGGCAAGGGTGGCAAGGTCACCGTCATGTCGCCGTTCTGGGGCTCCCCGCCTCAGCAGAACAACGCCTACTACAGGGCGATGAACGACCTGATAGGCGTCGACGTCGTCTGGCAGAACCAGGACGGCAACACCTACGACCAGAAGCTCGGCGCCGTCCTCGCCTCCAGCAACATCCCGGATGTGGTGGTCGTCCCCGGCTGGAACATGAACGGCAAGATCCCGAGCGCCATCATCAACAAGTTCGCCGACCTCGGCCCGTACCTGTCCGGGGACGCGGTCAAGGAGTACCCGAACCTCGCCGCGATCCCTACGGACGCCTGGCAGCGTTCCCTCTTCGGCGGGAAACTGCGCGGCCTGCCGCAGCCCGCCCCGTACGTCACCGGCATCGTGCCGCTGTACCGCAAGGACGTCTTCGACAAGGAGGGATACGAGATCCCCCGGTCGGCGGACGAGTTCATGGCCCTGGCCAAGGAGATCACCAACGCCAAGGCCAAGCGGTGGGCCTGCCTCGACATGAAGTGGACCGCCTTCCAGAACTTCGGGGTGCTTCCGGGCAGCGAGAAGCCGCTGTGGTGGAACCTCGTCGACGGCAAGCTGATGTGCCGCATCGAGACCGAGGAGTACCTCGAGGCCCTGGAGTGGGCCCGCAAGCTCTTCGCCGCCGGAGTCGTCCACCCCGACTCCGAGATGGGCAAGAACGCCCCCGACCCGGGCCCCAAGTTCGCGGCGGGCGAGTTCCTGATCTACCCCAACAACATCACCCAGTGGTGGAGCCGCACCGCTGAACAGGCCACCCAGAGCCCGGACTTCAAGATCTGGGGCATGGACGTCTGGGGCCACGACGGCGGCAACCCCACCCTGTGGGCCGATCAGCCCGCCGGCATCTTCGCCTTCGTCAACAAGAAGGCCTCCGAGTCGGTCATCCGTGACGTGCTGGCCGTAGCCAACGTCACCGCCGCGCCGTACGGCACCAAGGAGTACATGATGACCAACTACGGCGTCGAGGGCACCCACTACTCCGTCAAGGACGGCGTCCCGGTCAAGACCGACAAGGGCAACAACGAGGTGATGAACGCCTACGTGATGGTCGCGAGCCCTGCGGCGACTCTCGCCCACCCCGACTTCCCGGACGTCGCCAAGGGCCAGGTCGAGTGGCAGCAGCGGATGGGCGCCTTCACCAAGAAGTCCTCCTTCTGGGGCATGCAGATCACCGAGCCTGGCCGCTACACCAACCTCGGCAACGACTTCGAGCAGCTCGAGGACGACATCACCCGCGGCCGCAAGAAGATCAGCGACATGCAGCAGGCCGTCTCCGACTGGAAGAGCAAGGGCGGCGACAAGCTGCGCGACTGGTACAAGAAGATCCTCGACGAGAACGGC